From the Exiguobacterium aurantiacum genome, one window contains:
- a CDS encoding YbjN domain-containing protein yields MNFEEKVESFKALVAERNMTFKESETETHVTFLTRETTKSGAQPVMIIAFNKKTTDAELYAATVTHVPDYVEDLPILNALNEFNQEFKYFRCVLDSDRDVTLASTLDLDLGFSPEIILQHSFMMFQAADEVNEYMQKLYTQVQ; encoded by the coding sequence GTGAACTTCGAAGAAAAAGTAGAATCATTTAAAGCGCTCGTCGCTGAACGCAATATGACGTTCAAAGAGAGCGAGACCGAAACGCATGTCACATTTTTGACGCGTGAAACGACTAAATCCGGGGCACAGCCCGTTATGATTATCGCCTTCAACAAAAAGACGACAGATGCGGAACTGTATGCCGCGACGGTCACACACGTGCCGGATTACGTCGAAGACCTACCGATTCTGAACGCCTTGAACGAGTTCAACCAAGAGTTCAAATACTTCCGCTGCGTACTCGACAGCGACCGTGATGTCACGCTCGCCTCGACGCTCGACCTCGACCTCGGCTTCTCACCAGAGATCATCTTGCAACATTCATTCATGATGTTCCAAGCGGCCGATGAAGTGAACGAGTATATGCAGAAGTTGTATACGCAAGTCCAATAA
- a CDS encoding alanine/glycine:cation symporter family protein — protein MEKFVEGLVSSANDLLWSSVLIVVLVALGLYFTVRMGFVQFRMLPEMFRLLFKDGMKREKGQVSSFQAFAIGTAARVGTGNIAGVATAIALGGPGAVFWMWLIALIGSASAFVESTLAQVYKIRDGRTWRGGPAYYMERALGQRWLGILFAILITFSFGFAFNSVQSNTISLSMSNQFGVSTTTVGLVLAVVTAIVIFGGIQSIAMLSSIIVPIMAGGYILLAMWIMISNVSLLPEVFGLIFSEGVFGIQQLFGGAIGAMVLQGIRRGLFSNEAGMGSAPNAAATAEVSHPVKQGLIQSFSVFVDTLIICTSTAMIILLSGVAGSESFAGVELTQAALTAEIGPMATSFLTIAIFLFAFSSILGNYYYGETNIQFISDKKIYVTLYRIGVVGMVLFGAVRSAGLVWSIADVFMGLMALVNLYAIFRLAKVARLVLDDYLEQRRQGDDPVFYADSIDNLPGREYIEAWETAEEEEVKTGTIRS, from the coding sequence ATGGAGAAATTCGTAGAAGGTCTCGTTTCATCAGCCAACGACTTGCTTTGGTCGTCAGTGCTAATCGTTGTCCTTGTCGCCTTAGGTTTGTACTTTACCGTCCGCATGGGATTCGTCCAGTTCCGGATGTTGCCTGAAATGTTCCGCCTCTTGTTCAAAGACGGCATGAAACGTGAAAAAGGCCAAGTCTCGTCATTCCAAGCGTTCGCAATCGGGACAGCAGCCCGTGTCGGAACGGGGAACATCGCCGGTGTCGCGACAGCGATCGCGTTAGGTGGTCCAGGAGCCGTCTTTTGGATGTGGCTCATCGCCCTCATCGGATCGGCTTCGGCGTTCGTGGAAAGCACGCTCGCACAGGTCTATAAAATTCGGGACGGCCGCACATGGCGCGGTGGCCCGGCTTACTATATGGAACGTGCCCTTGGTCAACGTTGGCTCGGGATCTTGTTCGCGATCCTCATCACGTTCTCGTTCGGATTCGCCTTCAACTCGGTTCAATCGAACACAATTTCGCTCTCGATGAGTAACCAGTTCGGTGTGAGCACGACGACAGTCGGCCTCGTCTTGGCAGTTGTCACAGCAATCGTTATCTTCGGTGGGATTCAGTCGATCGCCATGCTCTCGAGTATCATCGTTCCAATCATGGCTGGCGGTTACATCTTACTTGCGATGTGGATTATGATTTCGAACGTTTCGTTGTTGCCGGAAGTGTTCGGCTTGATCTTCTCGGAAGGTGTGTTCGGTATCCAACAATTGTTCGGCGGTGCCATCGGAGCGATGGTGCTCCAAGGAATTCGTCGCGGTCTCTTCTCGAACGAAGCTGGGATGGGTTCAGCCCCGAACGCGGCGGCGACGGCGGAGGTATCACACCCGGTCAAGCAAGGTTTGATTCAATCGTTCAGTGTCTTCGTTGATACGCTCATCATTTGTACATCGACGGCGATGATCATCTTGCTGTCAGGTGTGGCTGGTTCAGAGTCATTCGCAGGTGTCGAATTGACACAAGCGGCGCTTACGGCTGAAATCGGTCCAATGGCGACCTCGTTCCTGACGATTGCGATTTTCTTGTTCGCATTCAGCTCGATTCTTGGAAACTACTACTATGGCGAGACGAACATCCAGTTCATCTCGGATAAAAAGATTTACGTCACGCTCTACCGTATCGGTGTCGTCGGCATGGTTCTCTTCGGTGCCGTCCGTTCGGCCGGTCTCGTCTGGTCAATCGCGGACGTGTTCATGGGCCTCATGGCGCTCGTTAACTTGTATGCGATCTTCCGTCTCGCGAAAGTCGCTCGTCTCGTCCTCGACGATTACTTGGAGCAACGCCGTCAAGGTGACGATCCGGTCTTCTACGCCGATTCGATCGATAACTTGCCGGGCCGCGAGTACATCGAGGCTTGGGAAACAGCAGAAGAGGAAGAAGTCAAAACAGGCACGATTCGTTCATAA
- a CDS encoding CoA-disulfide reductase yields the protein MSKKIVIVGGVAGGASAAARLRRLNEENHIVMFDRGEYISFANCGLPYYIGDVIQDRQKLLVQTVEGMNKRFQLDIRNLTEVTKINRADKTVSVKNVKTGETYEESYDVLVLSPGAKPIRPNIPGIEEAEDIFTLRNIPDTDKIRSYVDDKAPKHATVIGGGFIGIEMAENLRERGVDVTLVEMADQVMTPLDREMVSPVHEHMRLHGVDLQLSDGVDSFSEKGKRVHLKSGRVIETDMVVLSIGVVPESSIATEAGLETGIRGAIRVNEKMLTSDPNIYAIGDAVEVLDYIFKEPTVVPLAWPANRQGRLVADIINGRDVKYNGTMGTGIAKVFDMTVASTGWNEKRLTAAGKEFEAVHVHPGSHAGYYPGSTPVSLKLLFHPTTGEIYGAQGVGMNGVDKRIDVIATAMKGGLTVLDLPDLELSYAPPFSSAKDPVNMIGYVASNVVLGDNEVVHWNEIDELVQNGATLLDVRDESEHELGKIPGSINVPLNSLRDHLDNYSKDETIYVTCQVGLRGYLASRILRQNGFKVKNLSGGYKTWSQVKRDFDAIEAGTKAESETAVTVTEEAPSAMTNEPVGEPIFLDTCGLQCPGPILEVNKKVAELGEGETLRVLASDPGFFADIEAWAKKTGNKLVSKQFVNGRVEAILQKGNGPAAVQAGAPATDGASMVVFSGDLDRALASFIIAQGAAAMGKDVTMFFTFWGLNVIRKPDAPEVKKQGLEKMFGMMMPSHAGELPLSNMNFGGVGQKMMKKVMSDKNVPSLDEMIKSAQEAGVKMVACTMSMDVMGIKEEELIDGIDLGGVAAYLGAAEGGNLNLFI from the coding sequence ATGAGTAAAAAAATCGTAATCGTCGGTGGGGTAGCCGGTGGCGCTTCAGCGGCCGCACGTCTTCGCCGTTTAAATGAAGAGAACCATATTGTCATGTTCGACCGGGGCGAGTATATCTCGTTCGCGAACTGTGGCCTTCCCTATTACATCGGTGACGTGATTCAAGATCGTCAAAAATTGCTCGTCCAAACGGTCGAAGGCATGAACAAACGTTTCCAACTTGATATCCGCAACTTGACGGAAGTAACAAAAATCAACCGTGCCGACAAGACGGTATCGGTGAAAAACGTCAAGACGGGTGAGACGTATGAGGAGTCATATGACGTACTCGTCTTGTCGCCAGGTGCGAAACCAATTCGTCCGAACATCCCAGGGATTGAAGAAGCAGAAGATATCTTCACACTCCGTAACATTCCGGACACGGACAAAATCCGCAGCTACGTCGATGACAAAGCGCCTAAGCACGCAACGGTCATCGGTGGCGGCTTCATCGGAATCGAAATGGCTGAAAACTTACGTGAGCGCGGCGTCGATGTCACGCTTGTTGAGATGGCAGACCAAGTCATGACACCGCTCGATCGTGAGATGGTATCACCGGTTCACGAGCACATGCGCCTCCATGGCGTCGACCTTCAGCTTTCTGACGGTGTTGATTCGTTCTCTGAGAAAGGGAAACGTGTCCACTTGAAGAGCGGACGCGTCATCGAGACGGATATGGTCGTCTTGTCGATTGGAGTCGTGCCAGAATCGTCAATCGCAACAGAAGCGGGACTTGAGACAGGCATCCGTGGCGCCATCCGCGTCAATGAGAAGATGCTCACGTCAGACCCGAACATCTACGCGATCGGAGATGCTGTTGAGGTACTCGATTATATCTTTAAAGAGCCGACAGTCGTTCCACTCGCATGGCCGGCCAACCGCCAAGGCCGACTCGTCGCCGATATCATCAACGGACGAGACGTCAAATACAACGGAACGATGGGAACAGGCATCGCCAAAGTATTCGATATGACTGTCGCTTCGACTGGTTGGAACGAGAAGCGTTTGACAGCGGCTGGTAAAGAGTTCGAAGCCGTCCACGTGCATCCTGGTTCACATGCGGGTTACTACCCAGGATCGACGCCCGTGTCACTCAAGCTCTTGTTCCATCCGACGACCGGTGAAATCTACGGCGCGCAAGGCGTCGGGATGAACGGTGTCGATAAACGCATCGACGTGATTGCGACAGCGATGAAAGGCGGCTTGACGGTCCTTGACCTTCCAGACCTTGAACTCAGCTACGCACCACCGTTCAGCTCAGCGAAAGATCCAGTCAACATGATCGGCTACGTCGCATCGAACGTCGTCCTCGGCGATAACGAAGTCGTGCACTGGAACGAGATTGACGAGTTGGTCCAAAACGGCGCGACATTGCTCGACGTCCGTGACGAGTCGGAACACGAGCTCGGTAAAATCCCGGGCTCGATCAACGTTCCGCTCAACTCGCTACGCGATCACTTGGACAACTACAGCAAAGACGAAACGATTTATGTGACGTGCCAAGTCGGGCTCCGCGGATATCTCGCATCCCGTATCTTGCGTCAAAACGGCTTCAAGGTGAAAAACTTGAGCGGTGGCTACAAAACATGGTCACAAGTAAAACGTGATTTCGATGCCATCGAGGCAGGCACGAAGGCAGAGAGTGAGACTGCCGTAACAGTAACGGAGGAGGCACCATCAGCAATGACGAATGAACCAGTCGGGGAACCGATTTTCCTAGATACGTGCGGTCTGCAATGCCCGGGACCAATTTTAGAAGTAAATAAAAAAGTAGCCGAGCTCGGCGAAGGCGAGACGCTTCGTGTCCTCGCGAGTGACCCAGGTTTCTTTGCAGACATCGAAGCATGGGCGAAGAAGACCGGCAACAAGCTTGTCTCGAAACAGTTCGTGAACGGTCGCGTGGAAGCAATCCTGCAAAAAGGTAATGGTCCTGCGGCTGTACAAGCAGGGGCACCAGCGACAGACGGCGCATCGATGGTCGTCTTCAGCGGAGACCTCGACCGCGCGCTCGCTTCGTTCATCATCGCCCAAGGTGCGGCGGCGATGGGCAAAGACGTGACGATGTTCTTCACATTCTGGGGACTCAACGTCATCCGTAAGCCAGATGCACCGGAAGTGAAGAAACAAGGTCTCGAGAAGATGTTCGGCATGATGATGCCATCACATGCGGGTGAACTTCCGCTCTCGAACATGAACTTCGGTGGAGTTGGTCAAAAGATGATGAAAAAAGTGATGAGCGACAAAAACGTGCCATCACTTGACGAAATGATCAAATCGGCTCAAGAAGCAGGCGTCAAAATGGTCGCTTGTACGATGTCGATGGACGTCATGGGCATCAAGGAAGAAGAGTTGATCGACGGCATCGATCTCGGTGGTGTGGCAGCATACCTCGGGGCGGCTGAAGGTGGCAACTTGAACCTCTTCATCTAA
- a CDS encoding cytochrome c oxidase assembly protein, translated as MHTHGQTTGSADEVVVMILLLVAFLVYPFAAMVTSRTYKSWPIRRYLFWMTGIACVGLTLIGPLAAFAHLNFVGHMMGHLLLGMLAPLLIALSAPMTLLLRTLDVRTARKVTNVLKSRPLQFLTNPMTAAILNIGGLYLLYMTDLYTLMHQSIFLYALIHFHVFAAGYLFTVSLIYVDVTSHRYSHLYRSLVLIAALAAHKILAKLIYASPPAGVARAEAEAGAMWMYYGGDVVDIFLIVILCAQWYKATAPRLLTTGDNT; from the coding sequence ATGCATACCCACGGCCAAACGACGGGAAGCGCCGACGAGGTCGTTGTCATGATCTTGTTGCTGGTGGCCTTCCTGGTTTATCCGTTCGCCGCGATGGTCACGAGTCGCACGTATAAATCATGGCCGATCCGTCGTTACTTGTTTTGGATGACAGGAATTGCGTGTGTGGGGCTCACATTGATTGGTCCACTGGCCGCTTTCGCTCATCTCAATTTTGTTGGACATATGATGGGTCATCTCTTGCTCGGGATGTTGGCACCGCTACTGATTGCCTTGTCTGCGCCGATGACGCTATTATTACGGACGCTCGACGTTCGTACCGCAAGAAAAGTGACGAACGTCTTAAAAAGTCGGCCCCTCCAATTTCTCACGAATCCGATGACGGCAGCCATTCTCAATATAGGGGGACTATACCTGCTCTATATGACGGATTTGTATACACTCATGCATCAGTCCATCTTTTTATATGCATTGATTCATTTTCATGTGTTTGCGGCGGGGTACTTATTCACCGTTTCTTTAATTTATGTAGACGTCACTTCGCATCGCTACAGCCATCTCTATCGATCACTTGTGTTGATCGCCGCATTGGCGGCCCATAAGATTTTGGCAAAGTTAATTTATGCGAGTCCGCCGGCAGGAGTGGCAAGAGCGGAGGCGGAGGCAGGGGCGATGTGGATGTATTACGGCGGCGATGTGGTTGATATATTCTTGATTGTGATTCTCTGTGCCCAATGGTATAAAGCGACGGCGCCACGGCTCTTGACCACAGGCGACAACACATGA
- a CDS encoding rhodanese-like domain-containing protein: MKASALKRQMDFEVPVNIVDVRERDEFQEAHIAGATNYPLSEISEWIETLAPEEEYIVLCRSGARSTQATWQMEAKGYKVVNIEDGLMSWPGEVVKGGNEQ, translated from the coding sequence ATGAAAGCATCTGCTTTAAAACGTCAAATGGATTTTGAAGTACCGGTAAACATCGTCGACGTTCGTGAACGTGACGAGTTCCAAGAAGCGCACATTGCTGGCGCGACAAATTATCCGCTGTCGGAAATTTCGGAATGGATTGAGACACTCGCTCCTGAAGAAGAGTACATCGTCCTTTGTCGCTCAGGTGCTCGCAGCACGCAGGCGACTTGGCAAATGGAAGCGAAAGGTTATAAAGTGGTCAATATAGAAGATGGCTTGATGAGCTGGCCTGGTGAAGTCGTCAAAGGAGGAAATGAGCAATGA
- a CDS encoding DUF1877 family protein, with protein METTHYIRISPEVWVSFGQDPEMILDWLLHVHAQQRDTYETLTLPNIERFQKILGQIEVYIDGDDTYNLEMAVIGEELIVNEKQAVVVGILTPQLLHIVKDAMNAFTKEDVADMAFVDHEGLDDVWLKWTLLKRFCEEAIERDELVLIYYE; from the coding sequence ATGGAGACGACACATTATATACGCATTTCCCCAGAGGTATGGGTCTCGTTCGGGCAAGACCCGGAAATGATTTTAGATTGGCTGTTGCACGTGCACGCTCAACAACGTGACACGTATGAGACGTTGACGCTCCCGAATATCGAACGATTCCAAAAAATCTTGGGGCAAATCGAGGTATACATCGATGGGGATGACACATATAACTTGGAAATGGCCGTCATCGGTGAAGAATTGATCGTCAACGAGAAGCAGGCGGTCGTGGTCGGAATTTTGACGCCGCAACTGCTCCATATCGTCAAAGATGCGATGAACGCGTTCACGAAAGAAGATGTGGCTGACATGGCGTTCGTCGACCATGAGGGGCTTGATGATGTCTGGCTCAAATGGACGCTGCTGAAACGATTCTGCGAAGAAGCGATTGAACGGGATGAGCTCGTGTTGATTTATTATGAATGA
- a CDS encoding DUF4003 family protein produces the protein MLTRYTRYLESLEGIRGATKWFTDDFRRLMAINYAIHDTPFDSERFEHAQAVLKQKTGIFSKFRGSNNFVWLSFLDAKYEDIEPAIDEALRLDTLLDRKHFRFSMLRPFIASQLINVDEPERRLDEASALYQTFKRNHPWLTSEEDLLSALVLVQAFDDHDALNERIETYYEALKAELPRSNELQLVSHLLAFSDASPDEVVTRFLDWRTWLQGQAITVKNEHLPPLALLAIVAAPNEDDQRDLIDITNAEKEQHRWFHTHALTVALQLVAANNITEDASDLLLHGTFAHLLAMQQAATAATTVAIVSSTSSSN, from the coding sequence ATGCTGACACGATACACCCGTTACCTCGAATCCCTCGAAGGAATCAGGGGAGCGACAAAGTGGTTCACTGACGATTTCCGACGTTTGATGGCCATCAATTACGCTATTCACGATACACCATTCGATTCGGAACGGTTCGAACACGCTCAAGCGGTTCTGAAACAAAAGACTGGCATATTCTCGAAATTTCGCGGCAGCAATAACTTCGTCTGGCTGTCGTTCCTCGATGCCAAATACGAAGACATCGAACCTGCCATCGACGAGGCACTCCGGCTTGATACGCTACTCGACCGGAAGCACTTCCGTTTCAGTATGTTGCGGCCCTTTATCGCGAGTCAACTGATCAACGTCGATGAGCCCGAACGCCGGCTCGACGAGGCGAGTGCCCTTTATCAGACATTCAAACGAAACCACCCTTGGCTCACGAGTGAAGAAGACCTCTTGTCCGCCCTCGTCCTCGTCCAAGCGTTCGATGACCACGATGCGTTGAATGAACGGATTGAGACGTATTACGAAGCGTTGAAAGCCGAGCTGCCCCGTTCGAACGAGCTCCAACTCGTCTCACACTTGCTCGCCTTTAGCGACGCTTCTCCAGACGAGGTCGTCACCCGCTTCCTCGATTGGCGCACATGGCTCCAAGGACAAGCGATCACTGTCAAAAACGAGCATTTACCTCCGCTCGCCCTATTAGCCATCGTCGCGGCACCAAATGAAGACGATCAACGTGATCTGATTGACATCACGAACGCCGAGAAAGAGCAGCATCGATGGTTCCACACCCATGCGTTGACGGTCGCCTTGCAACTCGTCGCGGCAAACAACATCACGGAAGACGCGAGCGATTTACTGTTGCACGGTACGTTCGCCCATCTGCTCGCCATGCAACAAGCTGCGACAGCCGCGACGACTGTCGCCATTGTTTCGAGCACTTCCTCGAGCAACTAA
- a CDS encoding DUF2243 domain-containing protein has product MGEQRPYAYASRNFGSGFLFGLGLIAFIDETVFHQLLAWHHFYDRSTSAVGLFSDGLFHAFSWFATVASLFLLADLRRRDSFWMKRWMSGLLIGVGFFQLYDGIIHHKLLRIHQIRYGVEILPYDLVWNITAFIILLGGLILLNQTQKQKRLVTEGG; this is encoded by the coding sequence ATGGGAGAACAGCGACCATACGCCTATGCGTCTCGCAACTTTGGTTCGGGATTTCTTTTCGGGTTGGGCCTCATCGCCTTTATTGATGAAACGGTGTTTCATCAATTGTTGGCCTGGCACCATTTTTATGATCGATCGACATCCGCTGTCGGCTTATTCTCAGACGGGCTGTTCCATGCGTTCAGCTGGTTTGCAACAGTGGCCTCACTGTTCTTACTGGCCGATCTGCGGCGGAGAGATTCCTTTTGGATGAAGCGATGGATGAGTGGTCTTTTAATTGGTGTTGGTTTCTTTCAGTTATATGACGGGATCATCCATCACAAACTGCTTCGAATCCATCAAATCCGTTACGGCGTCGAGATTCTTCCATACGATCTTGTTTGGAATATTACGGCCTTCATCATTCTATTGGGTGGTTTAATCTTGTTGAATCAAACGCAGAAACAAAAACGTCTTGTGACGGAGGGGGGATAA
- a CDS encoding metal-sensitive transcriptional regulator: MEQYQYDAKVLNRMKRVEGQIRAIIRMMEEGKECRDVVTQLSAARSALDRASTIIVAKNLEQCIITAQQDGEDTSETVEEAIKMLMKR; the protein is encoded by the coding sequence ATGGAACAGTATCAATACGATGCAAAAGTGTTGAACCGGATGAAACGGGTCGAAGGTCAAATCCGGGCCATCATCCGAATGATGGAAGAAGGTAAAGAGTGCCGCGACGTCGTGACACAGTTGAGCGCGGCTCGATCAGCGCTCGACCGGGCCTCGACGATCATCGTCGCGAAGAACTTGGAGCAGTGTATCATCACCGCTCAACAAGATGGCGAAGATACGTCGGAAACCGTTGAAGAAGCCATCAAAATGTTGATGAAACGCTAG
- a CDS encoding metal ABC transporter solute-binding protein, Zn/Mn family: MNKKLLSVAAAGTLLLGGCASNEEGGATEETSDQLTVYASTFALKSFAEEIGGDRVRVEMVIPPGADPHTYEPTSKQMTEIAEADLFLTVGHDLEPYVESMEKSLANENVTFVKTAEDVTLLSAEDTVHVHGEDEHGHEENEDEHAHEEDEHGHEEDEHAEEEAGHSEDDGHNHGQYDPHVWLDPMNAVSMAEAVEAAFSEQAPDYKDEFADRLSAFKEEADTLDAELKVAVDAGSKSELLVTHAAYGYLAERYGFDQLPIAGLTPSEEPSQQALKRVIEEAQLHDLKYIAFEDTVTPKVAQVVQSEIGAETVTIYNLESVTKEQMDKSYFDLMRENVKALETALK; the protein is encoded by the coding sequence ATGAATAAGAAGTTATTGAGTGTCGCCGCTGCCGGCACACTTTTATTAGGTGGATGTGCCAGTAATGAAGAGGGCGGAGCGACGGAGGAGACGAGCGACCAGTTGACGGTGTATGCGTCAACGTTCGCCTTGAAATCGTTCGCTGAGGAGATCGGGGGCGACCGTGTCCGCGTCGAGATGGTCATCCCGCCTGGCGCTGATCCCCATACGTACGAGCCGACCTCGAAGCAGATGACCGAGATCGCTGAGGCGGACTTATTCTTGACGGTCGGCCATGACCTCGAGCCATACGTCGAGTCGATGGAGAAAAGCTTGGCCAACGAGAACGTCACGTTCGTAAAGACGGCTGAAGACGTCACGCTCCTTTCTGCTGAAGACACGGTCCACGTCCACGGCGAAGATGAGCATGGGCATGAAGAAAACGAAGACGAGCACGCGCACGAAGAGGACGAGCACGGTCATGAGGAAGATGAGCATGCCGAGGAAGAAGCCGGTCACAGCGAAGATGACGGTCATAACCACGGACAGTATGACCCACACGTCTGGCTCGATCCAATGAATGCCGTCTCAATGGCCGAAGCGGTCGAAGCGGCCTTCAGCGAACAGGCCCCTGACTATAAAGACGAGTTCGCGGATCGCTTGAGCGCATTCAAAGAAGAAGCCGACACACTCGACGCCGAGCTCAAAGTGGCAGTCGACGCCGGCTCGAAGTCAGAGTTGCTCGTGACACATGCAGCTTACGGTTACTTGGCAGAGCGCTATGGATTTGATCAACTCCCAATCGCAGGTCTCACGCCTTCGGAAGAACCGTCACAACAGGCATTGAAGCGCGTCATCGAAGAGGCACAACTTCATGATTTGAAATACATCGCCTTTGAAGACACGGTGACACCGAAAGTTGCCCAAGTCGTTCAAAGCGAGATTGGCGCGGAGACGGTGACGATTTACAACTTAGAATCCGTCACGAAAGAACAGATGGACAAGAGCTACTTCGATCTCATGCGCGAGAACGTCAAAGCGCTTGAGACGGCATTGAAATAA
- a CDS encoding YwiC-like family protein, translating to MTWMIPKQHGAWSMLILPFLLGGIVGGWTLAHIPFAIAWLFVYMGTFFLFQYIKQRKKSKELLRTVVTYLTIATVSAVPVFLSEWRLVWFVLAMIPFGLVNAYFAKIKDERNVWNDVSAVTSFCIGGMASYYLGARALDGTMMWMFALPYLYFLGSIFFVKTMIREKKSLFYRNVSWGYHSLLVAIFIAFGYPVLALAYAPSLVRAVAFYGKKIPIMKIGIVEIVNSVFVLGCLSWYLFS from the coding sequence ATGACATGGATGATTCCAAAACAGCACGGCGCCTGGTCGATGTTGATTTTACCGTTCTTACTCGGCGGCATTGTCGGAGGATGGACGCTCGCGCACATCCCGTTCGCGATCGCTTGGTTGTTCGTTTATATGGGCACGTTTTTCTTGTTCCAATACATCAAGCAACGGAAGAAGTCTAAGGAACTGTTGCGTACGGTCGTGACGTATTTGACGATTGCCACCGTCTCAGCCGTCCCGGTGTTTCTGTCCGAGTGGCGTCTCGTCTGGTTCGTCCTCGCCATGATCCCGTTCGGACTCGTCAACGCCTATTTCGCCAAAATCAAAGACGAGCGCAACGTCTGGAACGACGTCAGCGCCGTCACCTCATTTTGTATCGGCGGGATGGCGAGTTATTATCTCGGAGCACGTGCCTTGGACGGGACGATGATGTGGATGTTCGCTTTGCCGTACTTATATTTCCTCGGCAGTATCTTTTTCGTCAAGACGATGATTCGAGAGAAGAAGAGCCTGTTTTATCGAAACGTATCATGGGGGTATCACTCCTTGCTTGTCGCCATCTTCATCGCGTTCGGCTATCCGGTTTTGGCACTCGCTTACGCACCAAGTCTCGTCCGGGCGGTGGCGTTCTACGGCAAAAAGATCCCCATCATGAAGATCGGGATCGTCGAAATCGTCAACTCGGTGTTCGTGCTCGGTTGTCTCAGCTGGTATTTATTTTCTTAA